In one Vanacampus margaritifer isolate UIUO_Vmar chromosome 11, RoL_Vmar_1.0, whole genome shotgun sequence genomic region, the following are encoded:
- the LOC144060010 gene encoding uncharacterized protein LOC144060010 isoform X2, with protein sequence MAHQSLLVYFLSTYSLVFAQDPNYALKGQEIHLVPSIFGQPDEILWTHDSKKVVLFNGMEEFVFPPYENRLTLDWASAELVIKDAKYEDSGDYELEFDVYKEVHRSKYKWEVIDKVSKPSISCEMADANQATLVCSTDSKQPRLVKFKWSSGGKRHPGPNLTITLTDEHDNRVYRCDVSNPLTNETATFTAKGCFLDKKSAALLGTILPVIFAVAFILLVMLGCVYRRKLRACFENTKKGVFKRRRSTSEVSGSTQGDEATYILTLLPTLPSNQSLRPLLLSDWTDPVYSNEDKHGALDGSNKETTGDEGVESDAATGLTSSSNPPNSPLTSSDLNTTTEHEDNKSQQVSGDASGELANEVDSPEIDKPSPTSTEEKDPEEGVVGQEPLSDIAQGALATGGEDHRETSTSASEGESQSNSEDDDAIADEEQSETEPNPSLTDTPNHMNTSTTQTQGS encoded by the exons ATGGCCCACCAAAGTCTCCTGGTGTATTTCTTGAGTACTTACAGTTTAG TTTTTGCACAGGATCCAAATTATGCACTCAAAGGTCAAGAGATACACTTGGTGCCGTCCATTTTTGGGCAACCTGATGAAATTCTCTGGACACACGACAGCAAGAAAGTGGTTCTGTTTAACGGCATGGAGGAGTTTGTGTTCCCTCCATACGAGAACAGGCTCACTCTGGACTGGGCCTCAGCAGAACTCGTAATCAAAGACGCCAAATATGAAGACAGTGGAGACTATGAACTGGAATTTGACGTATACAAGGAGGTGCATCGTTCAAAGTATAAATGGGAGGTTATAG ACAAAGTATCCAAACCCAGCATATCCTGTGAAATGGCCGACGCAAACCAGGCGACGCTTGTGTGCTCAACAGATTCCAAACAGCCTCGCTTAGTAAAGTTCAAGTGGAGCTCAGGTGGAAAGAGGCATCCGGGTCCCAATTTAACAATAACCCTCACGGATGAACATGATAATCGAGTTTACCGTTGTGACGTGAGCAACCCCCTGACCAATGAAACGGCTACGTTTACCGCCAAGGGCTGCTTCCTAG ACAAAAAATCTGCTGCTCTACTTGGCACCATCCTTCctgtcatttttgctgttgccttCATTTTACTCGTCATGTTGGGCTGTGTGTACCGCAGGAAACTTCGAG CatgttttgaaaatacaaagaaaGGGGTTTTTAAAAGACGACGCAGTACATCAGAAG TTTCAGGGTCCACTCAGGGGGACGAGGCCACATACATCCTGACCTTATTACCTACACTTCCGTCCAATCAGAGTCTGCGCCCTTTGCTTCTAAGTGATTGGACTGATCCTGTTTACAGCAACGAAGATAAGCATGGCGCGTTAGATG ggtcTAACAAGGAGACGACAGGGGATGAGGGAGTAGAGTCTGATGCAGCCACTGGCCTCACCTCTTCCTCCAATCCACCTAATTCCCCTTTGACCTCCTCAGACCTGAACACTACAACTGAACATGAGGATAACAAATCTCAGCAGGTCTCTGGAGACGCTTCTGGGGAACTTGCGAATGAAGTTGATTCACCTGAAATTGATAAGCCGTCCCCTACCTCTACGGAGGAGAAAGATCCAGAAGAAGGAGTAGTTGGGCAGGAGCCACTTTCAGACATTGCACAAGGAGCATTGGCAACGGGAGGTGAAGACCATCGGGAAACGAGCACGTCGGCCTCTGAGGGTGAATCGCAGTCAAATAGTGAAGATGATGACGCCATCGCAGATGAGGAACAGAGTGAGACTGAACCAAACCCTTCTCTGACTGACACACCAAACCACATGAACACAAGTACAACTCAAACTCAGGGCtcataa
- the LOC144060010 gene encoding uncharacterized protein LOC144060010 isoform X4 yields MAHQSLLVYFLSTYSLVFAQDPNYALKGQEIHLVPSIFGQPDEILWTHDSKKVVLFNGMEEFVFPPYENRLTLDWASAELVIKDAKYEDSGDYELEFDVYKEVHRSKYKWEVIDKVSKPSISCEMADANQATLVCSTDSKQPRLVKFKWSSGGKRHPGPNLTITLTDEHDNRVYRCDVSNPLTNETATFTAKGCFLDKKSAALLGTILPVIFAVAFILLVMLGCVYRRKLRACFENTKKGVFKRRRSTSEGSTQGDEATYILTLLPTLPSNQSLRPLLLSDWTDPVYSNEDKHGALDGSNKETTGDEGVESDAATGLTSSSNPPNSPLTSSDLNTTTEHEDNKSQQVSGDASGELANEVDSPEIDKPSPTSTEEKDPEEGVVGQEPLSDIAQGALATGGEDHRETSTSASEGESQSNSEDDDAIADEEQSETEPNPSLTDTPNHMNTSTTQTQGS; encoded by the exons ATGGCCCACCAAAGTCTCCTGGTGTATTTCTTGAGTACTTACAGTTTAG TTTTTGCACAGGATCCAAATTATGCACTCAAAGGTCAAGAGATACACTTGGTGCCGTCCATTTTTGGGCAACCTGATGAAATTCTCTGGACACACGACAGCAAGAAAGTGGTTCTGTTTAACGGCATGGAGGAGTTTGTGTTCCCTCCATACGAGAACAGGCTCACTCTGGACTGGGCCTCAGCAGAACTCGTAATCAAAGACGCCAAATATGAAGACAGTGGAGACTATGAACTGGAATTTGACGTATACAAGGAGGTGCATCGTTCAAAGTATAAATGGGAGGTTATAG ACAAAGTATCCAAACCCAGCATATCCTGTGAAATGGCCGACGCAAACCAGGCGACGCTTGTGTGCTCAACAGATTCCAAACAGCCTCGCTTAGTAAAGTTCAAGTGGAGCTCAGGTGGAAAGAGGCATCCGGGTCCCAATTTAACAATAACCCTCACGGATGAACATGATAATCGAGTTTACCGTTGTGACGTGAGCAACCCCCTGACCAATGAAACGGCTACGTTTACCGCCAAGGGCTGCTTCCTAG ACAAAAAATCTGCTGCTCTACTTGGCACCATCCTTCctgtcatttttgctgttgccttCATTTTACTCGTCATGTTGGGCTGTGTGTACCGCAGGAAACTTCGAG CatgttttgaaaatacaaagaaaGGGGTTTTTAAAAGACGACGCAGTACATCAGAAG GGTCCACTCAGGGGGACGAGGCCACATACATCCTGACCTTATTACCTACACTTCCGTCCAATCAGAGTCTGCGCCCTTTGCTTCTAAGTGATTGGACTGATCCTGTTTACAGCAACGAAGATAAGCATGGCGCGTTAGATG ggtcTAACAAGGAGACGACAGGGGATGAGGGAGTAGAGTCTGATGCAGCCACTGGCCTCACCTCTTCCTCCAATCCACCTAATTCCCCTTTGACCTCCTCAGACCTGAACACTACAACTGAACATGAGGATAACAAATCTCAGCAGGTCTCTGGAGACGCTTCTGGGGAACTTGCGAATGAAGTTGATTCACCTGAAATTGATAAGCCGTCCCCTACCTCTACGGAGGAGAAAGATCCAGAAGAAGGAGTAGTTGGGCAGGAGCCACTTTCAGACATTGCACAAGGAGCATTGGCAACGGGAGGTGAAGACCATCGGGAAACGAGCACGTCGGCCTCTGAGGGTGAATCGCAGTCAAATAGTGAAGATGATGACGCCATCGCAGATGAGGAACAGAGTGAGACTGAACCAAACCCTTCTCTGACTGACACACCAAACCACATGAACACAAGTACAACTCAAACTCAGGGCtcataa
- the LOC144060010 gene encoding uncharacterized protein LOC144060010 isoform X3, protein MAHQSLLVYFLSTYSLVFAQDPNYALKGQEIHLVPSIFGQPDEILWTHDSKKVVLFNGMEEFVFPPYENRLTLDWASAELVIKDAKYEDSGDYELEFDVYKEVHRSKYKWEVIDKVSKPSISCEMADANQATLVCSTDSKQPRLVKFKWSSGGKRHPGPNLTITLTDEHDNRVYRCDVSNPLTNETATFTAKGCFLDKKSAALLGTILPVIFAVAFILLVMLGCVYRRKLRGTACFENTKKGVFKRRRSTSEGSTQGDEATYILTLLPTLPSNQSLRPLLLSDWTDPVYSNEDKHGALDGSNKETTGDEGVESDAATGLTSSSNPPNSPLTSSDLNTTTEHEDNKSQQVSGDASGELANEVDSPEIDKPSPTSTEEKDPEEGVVGQEPLSDIAQGALATGGEDHRETSTSASEGESQSNSEDDDAIADEEQSETEPNPSLTDTPNHMNTSTTQTQGS, encoded by the exons ATGGCCCACCAAAGTCTCCTGGTGTATTTCTTGAGTACTTACAGTTTAG TTTTTGCACAGGATCCAAATTATGCACTCAAAGGTCAAGAGATACACTTGGTGCCGTCCATTTTTGGGCAACCTGATGAAATTCTCTGGACACACGACAGCAAGAAAGTGGTTCTGTTTAACGGCATGGAGGAGTTTGTGTTCCCTCCATACGAGAACAGGCTCACTCTGGACTGGGCCTCAGCAGAACTCGTAATCAAAGACGCCAAATATGAAGACAGTGGAGACTATGAACTGGAATTTGACGTATACAAGGAGGTGCATCGTTCAAAGTATAAATGGGAGGTTATAG ACAAAGTATCCAAACCCAGCATATCCTGTGAAATGGCCGACGCAAACCAGGCGACGCTTGTGTGCTCAACAGATTCCAAACAGCCTCGCTTAGTAAAGTTCAAGTGGAGCTCAGGTGGAAAGAGGCATCCGGGTCCCAATTTAACAATAACCCTCACGGATGAACATGATAATCGAGTTTACCGTTGTGACGTGAGCAACCCCCTGACCAATGAAACGGCTACGTTTACCGCCAAGGGCTGCTTCCTAG ACAAAAAATCTGCTGCTCTACTTGGCACCATCCTTCctgtcatttttgctgttgccttCATTTTACTCGTCATGTTGGGCTGTGTGTACCGCAGGAAACTTCGAGGTACAG CatgttttgaaaatacaaagaaaGGGGTTTTTAAAAGACGACGCAGTACATCAGAAG GGTCCACTCAGGGGGACGAGGCCACATACATCCTGACCTTATTACCTACACTTCCGTCCAATCAGAGTCTGCGCCCTTTGCTTCTAAGTGATTGGACTGATCCTGTTTACAGCAACGAAGATAAGCATGGCGCGTTAGATG ggtcTAACAAGGAGACGACAGGGGATGAGGGAGTAGAGTCTGATGCAGCCACTGGCCTCACCTCTTCCTCCAATCCACCTAATTCCCCTTTGACCTCCTCAGACCTGAACACTACAACTGAACATGAGGATAACAAATCTCAGCAGGTCTCTGGAGACGCTTCTGGGGAACTTGCGAATGAAGTTGATTCACCTGAAATTGATAAGCCGTCCCCTACCTCTACGGAGGAGAAAGATCCAGAAGAAGGAGTAGTTGGGCAGGAGCCACTTTCAGACATTGCACAAGGAGCATTGGCAACGGGAGGTGAAGACCATCGGGAAACGAGCACGTCGGCCTCTGAGGGTGAATCGCAGTCAAATAGTGAAGATGATGACGCCATCGCAGATGAGGAACAGAGTGAGACTGAACCAAACCCTTCTCTGACTGACACACCAAACCACATGAACACAAGTACAACTCAAACTCAGGGCtcataa
- the LOC144060010 gene encoding uncharacterized protein LOC144060010 isoform X1, with amino-acid sequence MAHQSLLVYFLSTYSLVFAQDPNYALKGQEIHLVPSIFGQPDEILWTHDSKKVVLFNGMEEFVFPPYENRLTLDWASAELVIKDAKYEDSGDYELEFDVYKEVHRSKYKWEVIDKVSKPSISCEMADANQATLVCSTDSKQPRLVKFKWSSGGKRHPGPNLTITLTDEHDNRVYRCDVSNPLTNETATFTAKGCFLDKKSAALLGTILPVIFAVAFILLVMLGCVYRRKLRGTACFENTKKGVFKRRRSTSEVSGSTQGDEATYILTLLPTLPSNQSLRPLLLSDWTDPVYSNEDKHGALDGSNKETTGDEGVESDAATGLTSSSNPPNSPLTSSDLNTTTEHEDNKSQQVSGDASGELANEVDSPEIDKPSPTSTEEKDPEEGVVGQEPLSDIAQGALATGGEDHRETSTSASEGESQSNSEDDDAIADEEQSETEPNPSLTDTPNHMNTSTTQTQGS; translated from the exons ATGGCCCACCAAAGTCTCCTGGTGTATTTCTTGAGTACTTACAGTTTAG TTTTTGCACAGGATCCAAATTATGCACTCAAAGGTCAAGAGATACACTTGGTGCCGTCCATTTTTGGGCAACCTGATGAAATTCTCTGGACACACGACAGCAAGAAAGTGGTTCTGTTTAACGGCATGGAGGAGTTTGTGTTCCCTCCATACGAGAACAGGCTCACTCTGGACTGGGCCTCAGCAGAACTCGTAATCAAAGACGCCAAATATGAAGACAGTGGAGACTATGAACTGGAATTTGACGTATACAAGGAGGTGCATCGTTCAAAGTATAAATGGGAGGTTATAG ACAAAGTATCCAAACCCAGCATATCCTGTGAAATGGCCGACGCAAACCAGGCGACGCTTGTGTGCTCAACAGATTCCAAACAGCCTCGCTTAGTAAAGTTCAAGTGGAGCTCAGGTGGAAAGAGGCATCCGGGTCCCAATTTAACAATAACCCTCACGGATGAACATGATAATCGAGTTTACCGTTGTGACGTGAGCAACCCCCTGACCAATGAAACGGCTACGTTTACCGCCAAGGGCTGCTTCCTAG ACAAAAAATCTGCTGCTCTACTTGGCACCATCCTTCctgtcatttttgctgttgccttCATTTTACTCGTCATGTTGGGCTGTGTGTACCGCAGGAAACTTCGAGGTACAG CatgttttgaaaatacaaagaaaGGGGTTTTTAAAAGACGACGCAGTACATCAGAAG TTTCAGGGTCCACTCAGGGGGACGAGGCCACATACATCCTGACCTTATTACCTACACTTCCGTCCAATCAGAGTCTGCGCCCTTTGCTTCTAAGTGATTGGACTGATCCTGTTTACAGCAACGAAGATAAGCATGGCGCGTTAGATG ggtcTAACAAGGAGACGACAGGGGATGAGGGAGTAGAGTCTGATGCAGCCACTGGCCTCACCTCTTCCTCCAATCCACCTAATTCCCCTTTGACCTCCTCAGACCTGAACACTACAACTGAACATGAGGATAACAAATCTCAGCAGGTCTCTGGAGACGCTTCTGGGGAACTTGCGAATGAAGTTGATTCACCTGAAATTGATAAGCCGTCCCCTACCTCTACGGAGGAGAAAGATCCAGAAGAAGGAGTAGTTGGGCAGGAGCCACTTTCAGACATTGCACAAGGAGCATTGGCAACGGGAGGTGAAGACCATCGGGAAACGAGCACGTCGGCCTCTGAGGGTGAATCGCAGTCAAATAGTGAAGATGATGACGCCATCGCAGATGAGGAACAGAGTGAGACTGAACCAAACCCTTCTCTGACTGACACACCAAACCACATGAACACAAGTACAACTCAAACTCAGGGCtcataa